A genomic window from Diceros bicornis minor isolate mBicDic1 chromosome 35, mDicBic1.mat.cur, whole genome shotgun sequence includes:
- the SLC2A11 gene encoding solute carrier family 2, facilitated glucose transporter member 11 isoform X4 codes for MRALQRLHIQDFTNETWWRRTGRPLPDHLVLLVWSLIVSLYPLGGLFGALLAGPLAIKLGRKKTLLVNNIFVVAAAVLFGFSRRAGSFEMIMLGRLLMGVSAGVSMNVQPMYLGESAPKELRGAVAITSAIFTALGIVMGQVVGLRELLGGPQAWPLLLASCLVPGVLQLASLPLFPESPRYLLIDRGDTEACLAALQRLRGPADVAGELAELERERAACRGQRARRPWELFRERALRRQLTSLVVLGSAMELCGNDAVYAYASALFREAGVPEERIQYAIIGTGSCELLTAFVSCMVIERVGRRVLLMGGYCLMTCCGSVFTAALCLQSSVPWMPYLAMSCLFACILSFGIGPAGVTGILAMELFDQTARPAAYVVCGVLMWTMLFLVGLGFPFIMEGLSHFLYVPFLGVCVCGAVYTGFFLPETKGKTFLEISEELHQLNFPRRSQGPISRVPEVILSTEL; via the exons ATGCGAGCGCTCCAGAGACTG CACATTCAGGACTTCACCAATGAGACGTGGTGGAGACGGACCGGCCGGCCACTGCCCGACCACCTGGTTCTGCTTGTGTGGTCCCTCATCGTGTCCCTGTACCCCCTGGGGGGCCTCTTTGGAGCGCTGCTTGCAGGGCCCCTGGCCATCAAGCTGGGAAG GAAGAAGACCCTCCTGGTGAATAACATCTTCGTGGTGGCTGCAGCGGTCCTGTTTGGCTTCAGCCGCAGAGCAGGCTCCTTCGAGATGATCATGCTGGGAAGGCTGCTCATGGGAGTCAGTGCAG GTGTGAGCATGAACGTCCAGCCCATGTACCTGGGGGAGAGCGCCCCCAAGGAGCTCCGAGGAGCCGTGGCCATCACCTCAGCCATCTTCACCGCCCTGGGGATCGTGATGGGTCAGGTGGTCGGGCTCAG GGAGCTCCTGGGGGGCCCGCAGGCCTGGCCCCTGCTGCTGGCCAGCTGCCTGGTGCCCGGGGTACTCCAGCTGGCCTCCCTGCCCCTGTTCCCTGAGAGCCCGCGCTACCTCCTTATTGACCGTGGAGACACCGAAGCCTGCCTGGCAG CGCTGCAGCGGCTGCGAGGCCCCGCGGACGTGGCGGGGGAGCTGGCGGAGCTGGAGCGGGAGCGCGCCGCCTGCCGGGGCCAGCGCGCGCGGCGCCCGTGGGAGCTGTTCCGGGAGCGCGCCCTGCGGAGGCAGCTGACGAGCCTGGTGGTGCTGGGCAGCGCCATGGAGCTCTGCGGGAACGACGCG GTCTACGCCTACGCCTCCGCTTTGTTCCGGGAGGCGGGGGTCCCCGAGGAGAGGATCCAGTACGCCATCATCGGGACCGGGAGCTGCGAGCTGCTCACGGCCTTTGTCAGC TGTATGGTCATCGAGAGGGTGGGCCGACGCGTGCTGCTTATGGGGGGGTACTGCCTGATGACCTGCTGCGGGAGCGTCTTCACGGCAGCCCTGTGCCTGCAG AGCTCTGTCCCCTGGATGCCCTACCTGGCCATGTCCTGCCTCTTTGCCTGCATCCTCAGCTTTGGCATCGGCCCCG CCGGAGTAACAGGGATCCTGGCCATGGAGCTGTTTGACCAGACGGCCCGGCCTGCTGCCTATGTGGTCTGTGGGGTGCTCATGTGGACCATGCTCTTCCTGGTGGGACTGGGGTTCCCCTTCATCATG GAGGGCTTGTCCCACTTCCTCTATGTGCCTTTCCTCGGTGTCTGTGTCTGTGGGGCTGTCTACACTGGCTTCTTCCTCCCTGAGACCAAAGGCAAGACCTTCCTGGAGATCTCCGAGGAATTGCACCAACTCAACTTCCCCAGGCGGAGCCAAGGCCCCATCTCGAGGGTCCCAGAGGTCATCCTGTCCACAGAGCTGTAG
- the SLC2A11 gene encoding solute carrier family 2, facilitated glucose transporter member 11 isoform X2 produces the protein MRALQRLIQGRVLLLTICAAGIGGTFQFGYNLSIINAPTLHIQDFTNETWWRRTGRPLPDHLVLLVWSLIVSLYPLGGLFGALLAGPLAIKLGRKKTLLVNNIFVVAAAVLFGFSRRAGSFEMIMLGRLLMGVSAGVSMNVQPMYLGESAPKELRGAVAITSAIFTALGIVMGQVVGLRELLGGPQAWPLLLASCLVPGVLQLASLPLFPESPRYLLIDRGDTEACLAALQRLRGPADVAGELAELERERAACRGQRARRPWELFRERALRRQLTSLVVLGSAMELCGNDAVYAYASALFREAGVPEERIQYAIIGTGSCELLTAFVSCMVIERVGRRVLLMGGYCLMTCCGSVFTAALCLQSSVPWMPYLAMSCLFACILSFGIGPAGVTGILAMELFDQTARPAAYVVCGVLMWTMLFLVGLGFPFIMEGLSHFLYVPFLGVCVCGAVYTGFFLPETKGKTFLEISEELHQLNFPRRSQGPISRVPEVILSTEL, from the exons ATGCGAGCGCTCCAGAGACTG ATTCAGGGCAGGGTCCTGCTCCTGACCATCTGTGCGGCTGGCATTGGTGGGACTTTTCAGTTTGGCTACAACCTCTCCATCATCAATGCCCCGACCTTG CACATTCAGGACTTCACCAATGAGACGTGGTGGAGACGGACCGGCCGGCCACTGCCCGACCACCTGGTTCTGCTTGTGTGGTCCCTCATCGTGTCCCTGTACCCCCTGGGGGGCCTCTTTGGAGCGCTGCTTGCAGGGCCCCTGGCCATCAAGCTGGGAAG GAAGAAGACCCTCCTGGTGAATAACATCTTCGTGGTGGCTGCAGCGGTCCTGTTTGGCTTCAGCCGCAGAGCAGGCTCCTTCGAGATGATCATGCTGGGAAGGCTGCTCATGGGAGTCAGTGCAG GTGTGAGCATGAACGTCCAGCCCATGTACCTGGGGGAGAGCGCCCCCAAGGAGCTCCGAGGAGCCGTGGCCATCACCTCAGCCATCTTCACCGCCCTGGGGATCGTGATGGGTCAGGTGGTCGGGCTCAG GGAGCTCCTGGGGGGCCCGCAGGCCTGGCCCCTGCTGCTGGCCAGCTGCCTGGTGCCCGGGGTACTCCAGCTGGCCTCCCTGCCCCTGTTCCCTGAGAGCCCGCGCTACCTCCTTATTGACCGTGGAGACACCGAAGCCTGCCTGGCAG CGCTGCAGCGGCTGCGAGGCCCCGCGGACGTGGCGGGGGAGCTGGCGGAGCTGGAGCGGGAGCGCGCCGCCTGCCGGGGCCAGCGCGCGCGGCGCCCGTGGGAGCTGTTCCGGGAGCGCGCCCTGCGGAGGCAGCTGACGAGCCTGGTGGTGCTGGGCAGCGCCATGGAGCTCTGCGGGAACGACGCG GTCTACGCCTACGCCTCCGCTTTGTTCCGGGAGGCGGGGGTCCCCGAGGAGAGGATCCAGTACGCCATCATCGGGACCGGGAGCTGCGAGCTGCTCACGGCCTTTGTCAGC TGTATGGTCATCGAGAGGGTGGGCCGACGCGTGCTGCTTATGGGGGGGTACTGCCTGATGACCTGCTGCGGGAGCGTCTTCACGGCAGCCCTGTGCCTGCAG AGCTCTGTCCCCTGGATGCCCTACCTGGCCATGTCCTGCCTCTTTGCCTGCATCCTCAGCTTTGGCATCGGCCCCG CCGGAGTAACAGGGATCCTGGCCATGGAGCTGTTTGACCAGACGGCCCGGCCTGCTGCCTATGTGGTCTGTGGGGTGCTCATGTGGACCATGCTCTTCCTGGTGGGACTGGGGTTCCCCTTCATCATG GAGGGCTTGTCCCACTTCCTCTATGTGCCTTTCCTCGGTGTCTGTGTCTGTGGGGCTGTCTACACTGGCTTCTTCCTCCCTGAGACCAAAGGCAAGACCTTCCTGGAGATCTCCGAGGAATTGCACCAACTCAACTTCCCCAGGCGGAGCCAAGGCCCCATCTCGAGGGTCCCAGAGGTCATCCTGTCCACAGAGCTGTAG
- the SLC2A11 gene encoding solute carrier family 2, facilitated glucose transporter member 11 isoform X6, with translation MRLGRALWPRVHFARAFCSPDLPQHPLRLRMRFCLYTGVRPANARCACVSSSRLRFASGERPSEVTAPPCPQGACAATCAAMAAVVLLGQGRSAQATVLQNSGDMCTCSMSSCDLERFEVQSPPGPGVSDKGLRTSVKTGAAALGSVTKASNIQGRVLLLTICAAGIGGTFQFGYNLSIINAPTLHIQDFTNETWWRRTGRPLPDHLVLLVWSLIVSLYPLGGLFGALLAGPLAIKLGRKKTLLVNNIFVVAAAVLFGFSRRAGSFEMIMLGRLLMGVSAGVSMNVQPMYLGESAPKELRGAVAITSAIFTALGIVMGQVVGLRELLGGPQAWPLLLASCLVPGVLQLASLPLFPESPRYLLIDRGDTEACLAALQRLRGPADVAGELAELERERAACRGQRARRPWELFRERALRRQLTSLVVLGSAMELCGNDAVYAYASALFREAGVPEERIQYAIIGTGSCELLTAFVSCMVIERVGRRVLLMGGYCLMTCCGSVFTAALCLQSSVPWMPYLAMSCLFACILSFGIGPAGVTGILAMELFDQTARPAAYVVCGVLMWTMLFLVGLGFPFIMEGLSHFLYVPFLGVCVCGAVYTGFFLPETKGKTFLEISEELHQLNFPRRSQGPISRVPEVILSTEL, from the exons ATGCGTCTCGGCCGCGCGCTCTGGCCACGGGTACACTTTGCGCGAGCCTTCTGCTCACCAGACCTGCCTCAGCACCCACTGCGCTTGCGCATGCGATTCTGCCTCTACACTGGTGTGCGCCCCGCAAACGCTCGCTGCGCATGCGTTTCTTCCTCTCGGCTCAGATTCGCTTCTGGCGAACGTCCTAGTGAAGTAACTGcacctccctgccctcagggcGCATGCGCTGCCACCTGCGCGGCGATGGCAGCCGTGGttctcctggggcagggcaggtcaGCACAGGCCACTGTTCTCCAAAATTCTGGAGACATGTGTACGTGCTCGATGTCCTCCTGCGATCTGGAAAGGTTTGAAGTCCAAAGCCCGCCCGGCCCAGGCGTTTCAGATAAGGGACTGCGGACCAGCGTGAAGACGGGTGCAGCCGCTCTGGGAAGCGTCACGAAGGCGTCAAAC ATTCAGGGCAGGGTCCTGCTCCTGACCATCTGTGCGGCTGGCATTGGTGGGACTTTTCAGTTTGGCTACAACCTCTCCATCATCAATGCCCCGACCTTG CACATTCAGGACTTCACCAATGAGACGTGGTGGAGACGGACCGGCCGGCCACTGCCCGACCACCTGGTTCTGCTTGTGTGGTCCCTCATCGTGTCCCTGTACCCCCTGGGGGGCCTCTTTGGAGCGCTGCTTGCAGGGCCCCTGGCCATCAAGCTGGGAAG GAAGAAGACCCTCCTGGTGAATAACATCTTCGTGGTGGCTGCAGCGGTCCTGTTTGGCTTCAGCCGCAGAGCAGGCTCCTTCGAGATGATCATGCTGGGAAGGCTGCTCATGGGAGTCAGTGCAG GTGTGAGCATGAACGTCCAGCCCATGTACCTGGGGGAGAGCGCCCCCAAGGAGCTCCGAGGAGCCGTGGCCATCACCTCAGCCATCTTCACCGCCCTGGGGATCGTGATGGGTCAGGTGGTCGGGCTCAG GGAGCTCCTGGGGGGCCCGCAGGCCTGGCCCCTGCTGCTGGCCAGCTGCCTGGTGCCCGGGGTACTCCAGCTGGCCTCCCTGCCCCTGTTCCCTGAGAGCCCGCGCTACCTCCTTATTGACCGTGGAGACACCGAAGCCTGCCTGGCAG CGCTGCAGCGGCTGCGAGGCCCCGCGGACGTGGCGGGGGAGCTGGCGGAGCTGGAGCGGGAGCGCGCCGCCTGCCGGGGCCAGCGCGCGCGGCGCCCGTGGGAGCTGTTCCGGGAGCGCGCCCTGCGGAGGCAGCTGACGAGCCTGGTGGTGCTGGGCAGCGCCATGGAGCTCTGCGGGAACGACGCG GTCTACGCCTACGCCTCCGCTTTGTTCCGGGAGGCGGGGGTCCCCGAGGAGAGGATCCAGTACGCCATCATCGGGACCGGGAGCTGCGAGCTGCTCACGGCCTTTGTCAGC TGTATGGTCATCGAGAGGGTGGGCCGACGCGTGCTGCTTATGGGGGGGTACTGCCTGATGACCTGCTGCGGGAGCGTCTTCACGGCAGCCCTGTGCCTGCAG AGCTCTGTCCCCTGGATGCCCTACCTGGCCATGTCCTGCCTCTTTGCCTGCATCCTCAGCTTTGGCATCGGCCCCG CCGGAGTAACAGGGATCCTGGCCATGGAGCTGTTTGACCAGACGGCCCGGCCTGCTGCCTATGTGGTCTGTGGGGTGCTCATGTGGACCATGCTCTTCCTGGTGGGACTGGGGTTCCCCTTCATCATG GAGGGCTTGTCCCACTTCCTCTATGTGCCTTTCCTCGGTGTCTGTGTCTGTGGGGCTGTCTACACTGGCTTCTTCCTCCCTGAGACCAAAGGCAAGACCTTCCTGGAGATCTCCGAGGAATTGCACCAACTCAACTTCCCCAGGCGGAGCCAAGGCCCCATCTCGAGGGTCCCAGAGGTCATCCTGTCCACAGAGCTGTAG
- the SLC2A11 gene encoding solute carrier family 2, facilitated glucose transporter member 11 isoform X5 produces MLCLGGCGPGTEVEAVRVTLCRPLSPQIQGRVLLLTICAAGIGGTFQFGYNLSIINAPTLHIQDFTNETWWRRTGRPLPDHLVLLVWSLIVSLYPLGGLFGALLAGPLAIKLGRKKTLLVNNIFVVAAAVLFGFSRRAGSFEMIMLGRLLMGVSAGVSMNVQPMYLGESAPKELRGAVAITSAIFTALGIVMGQVVGLRELLGGPQAWPLLLASCLVPGVLQLASLPLFPESPRYLLIDRGDTEACLAALQRLRGPADVAGELAELERERAACRGQRARRPWELFRERALRRQLTSLVVLGSAMELCGNDAVYAYASALFREAGVPEERIQYAIIGTGSCELLTAFVSCMVIERVGRRVLLMGGYCLMTCCGSVFTAALCLQSSVPWMPYLAMSCLFACILSFGIGPAGVTGILAMELFDQTARPAAYVVCGVLMWTMLFLVGLGFPFIMV; encoded by the exons ATGCTGTGCCTGGGAGGCTGCGGCCCCGGGACGGAGGTGGAGGCTGTTAGGGTCACCCTGTGTCGTCCCCTCTCTCCACAGATTCAGGGCAGGGTCCTGCTCCTGACCATCTGTGCGGCTGGCATTGGTGGGACTTTTCAGTTTGGCTACAACCTCTCCATCATCAATGCCCCGACCTTG CACATTCAGGACTTCACCAATGAGACGTGGTGGAGACGGACCGGCCGGCCACTGCCCGACCACCTGGTTCTGCTTGTGTGGTCCCTCATCGTGTCCCTGTACCCCCTGGGGGGCCTCTTTGGAGCGCTGCTTGCAGGGCCCCTGGCCATCAAGCTGGGAAG GAAGAAGACCCTCCTGGTGAATAACATCTTCGTGGTGGCTGCAGCGGTCCTGTTTGGCTTCAGCCGCAGAGCAGGCTCCTTCGAGATGATCATGCTGGGAAGGCTGCTCATGGGAGTCAGTGCAG GTGTGAGCATGAACGTCCAGCCCATGTACCTGGGGGAGAGCGCCCCCAAGGAGCTCCGAGGAGCCGTGGCCATCACCTCAGCCATCTTCACCGCCCTGGGGATCGTGATGGGTCAGGTGGTCGGGCTCAG GGAGCTCCTGGGGGGCCCGCAGGCCTGGCCCCTGCTGCTGGCCAGCTGCCTGGTGCCCGGGGTACTCCAGCTGGCCTCCCTGCCCCTGTTCCCTGAGAGCCCGCGCTACCTCCTTATTGACCGTGGAGACACCGAAGCCTGCCTGGCAG CGCTGCAGCGGCTGCGAGGCCCCGCGGACGTGGCGGGGGAGCTGGCGGAGCTGGAGCGGGAGCGCGCCGCCTGCCGGGGCCAGCGCGCGCGGCGCCCGTGGGAGCTGTTCCGGGAGCGCGCCCTGCGGAGGCAGCTGACGAGCCTGGTGGTGCTGGGCAGCGCCATGGAGCTCTGCGGGAACGACGCG GTCTACGCCTACGCCTCCGCTTTGTTCCGGGAGGCGGGGGTCCCCGAGGAGAGGATCCAGTACGCCATCATCGGGACCGGGAGCTGCGAGCTGCTCACGGCCTTTGTCAGC TGTATGGTCATCGAGAGGGTGGGCCGACGCGTGCTGCTTATGGGGGGGTACTGCCTGATGACCTGCTGCGGGAGCGTCTTCACGGCAGCCCTGTGCCTGCAG AGCTCTGTCCCCTGGATGCCCTACCTGGCCATGTCCTGCCTCTTTGCCTGCATCCTCAGCTTTGGCATCGGCCCCG CCGGAGTAACAGGGATCCTGGCCATGGAGCTGTTTGACCAGACGGCCCGGCCTGCTGCCTATGTGGTCTGTGGGGTGCTCATGTGGACCATGCTCTTCCTGGTGGGACTGGGGTTCCCCTTCATCATG GTGTGA
- the SLC2A11 gene encoding solute carrier family 2, facilitated glucose transporter member 11 isoform X1 yields MLCLGGCGPGTEVEAVRVTLCRPLSPQIQGRVLLLTICAAGIGGTFQFGYNLSIINAPTLHIQDFTNETWWRRTGRPLPDHLVLLVWSLIVSLYPLGGLFGALLAGPLAIKLGRKKTLLVNNIFVVAAAVLFGFSRRAGSFEMIMLGRLLMGVSAGVSMNVQPMYLGESAPKELRGAVAITSAIFTALGIVMGQVVGLRELLGGPQAWPLLLASCLVPGVLQLASLPLFPESPRYLLIDRGDTEACLAALQRLRGPADVAGELAELERERAACRGQRARRPWELFRERALRRQLTSLVVLGSAMELCGNDAVYAYASALFREAGVPEERIQYAIIGTGSCELLTAFVSCMVIERVGRRVLLMGGYCLMTCCGSVFTAALCLQSSVPWMPYLAMSCLFACILSFGIGPAGVTGILAMELFDQTARPAAYVVCGVLMWTMLFLVGLGFPFIMEGLSHFLYVPFLGVCVCGAVYTGFFLPETKGKTFLEISEELHQLNFPRRSQGPISRVPEVILSTEL; encoded by the exons ATGCTGTGCCTGGGAGGCTGCGGCCCCGGGACGGAGGTGGAGGCTGTTAGGGTCACCCTGTGTCGTCCCCTCTCTCCACAGATTCAGGGCAGGGTCCTGCTCCTGACCATCTGTGCGGCTGGCATTGGTGGGACTTTTCAGTTTGGCTACAACCTCTCCATCATCAATGCCCCGACCTTG CACATTCAGGACTTCACCAATGAGACGTGGTGGAGACGGACCGGCCGGCCACTGCCCGACCACCTGGTTCTGCTTGTGTGGTCCCTCATCGTGTCCCTGTACCCCCTGGGGGGCCTCTTTGGAGCGCTGCTTGCAGGGCCCCTGGCCATCAAGCTGGGAAG GAAGAAGACCCTCCTGGTGAATAACATCTTCGTGGTGGCTGCAGCGGTCCTGTTTGGCTTCAGCCGCAGAGCAGGCTCCTTCGAGATGATCATGCTGGGAAGGCTGCTCATGGGAGTCAGTGCAG GTGTGAGCATGAACGTCCAGCCCATGTACCTGGGGGAGAGCGCCCCCAAGGAGCTCCGAGGAGCCGTGGCCATCACCTCAGCCATCTTCACCGCCCTGGGGATCGTGATGGGTCAGGTGGTCGGGCTCAG GGAGCTCCTGGGGGGCCCGCAGGCCTGGCCCCTGCTGCTGGCCAGCTGCCTGGTGCCCGGGGTACTCCAGCTGGCCTCCCTGCCCCTGTTCCCTGAGAGCCCGCGCTACCTCCTTATTGACCGTGGAGACACCGAAGCCTGCCTGGCAG CGCTGCAGCGGCTGCGAGGCCCCGCGGACGTGGCGGGGGAGCTGGCGGAGCTGGAGCGGGAGCGCGCCGCCTGCCGGGGCCAGCGCGCGCGGCGCCCGTGGGAGCTGTTCCGGGAGCGCGCCCTGCGGAGGCAGCTGACGAGCCTGGTGGTGCTGGGCAGCGCCATGGAGCTCTGCGGGAACGACGCG GTCTACGCCTACGCCTCCGCTTTGTTCCGGGAGGCGGGGGTCCCCGAGGAGAGGATCCAGTACGCCATCATCGGGACCGGGAGCTGCGAGCTGCTCACGGCCTTTGTCAGC TGTATGGTCATCGAGAGGGTGGGCCGACGCGTGCTGCTTATGGGGGGGTACTGCCTGATGACCTGCTGCGGGAGCGTCTTCACGGCAGCCCTGTGCCTGCAG AGCTCTGTCCCCTGGATGCCCTACCTGGCCATGTCCTGCCTCTTTGCCTGCATCCTCAGCTTTGGCATCGGCCCCG CCGGAGTAACAGGGATCCTGGCCATGGAGCTGTTTGACCAGACGGCCCGGCCTGCTGCCTATGTGGTCTGTGGGGTGCTCATGTGGACCATGCTCTTCCTGGTGGGACTGGGGTTCCCCTTCATCATG GAGGGCTTGTCCCACTTCCTCTATGTGCCTTTCCTCGGTGTCTGTGTCTGTGGGGCTGTCTACACTGGCTTCTTCCTCCCTGAGACCAAAGGCAAGACCTTCCTGGAGATCTCCGAGGAATTGCACCAACTCAACTTCCCCAGGCGGAGCCAAGGCCCCATCTCGAGGGTCCCAGAGGTCATCCTGTCCACAGAGCTGTAG
- the SLC2A11 gene encoding solute carrier family 2, facilitated glucose transporter member 11 isoform X3 — protein MLCLGGCGPGTEVEAVRVTLCRPLSPQIQGRVLLLTICAAGIGGTFQFGYNLSIINAPTLHIQDFTNETWWRRTGRPLPDHLVLLVWSLIVSLYPLGGLFGALLAGPLAIKLGRKKTLLVNNIFVVAAAVLFGFSRRAGSFEMIMLGRLLMGVSAGVSMNVQPMYLGESAPKELRGAVAITSAIFTALGIVMGQVVGLRELLGGPQAWPLLLASCLVPGVLQLASLPLFPESPRYLLIDRGDTEACLAALQRLRGPADVAGELAELERERAACRGQRARRPWELFRERALRRQLTSLVVLGSAMELCGNDAVYAYASALFREAGVPEERIQYAIIGTGSCELLTAFVSSSVPWMPYLAMSCLFACILSFGIGPAGVTGILAMELFDQTARPAAYVVCGVLMWTMLFLVGLGFPFIMEGLSHFLYVPFLGVCVCGAVYTGFFLPETKGKTFLEISEELHQLNFPRRSQGPISRVPEVILSTEL, from the exons ATGCTGTGCCTGGGAGGCTGCGGCCCCGGGACGGAGGTGGAGGCTGTTAGGGTCACCCTGTGTCGTCCCCTCTCTCCACAGATTCAGGGCAGGGTCCTGCTCCTGACCATCTGTGCGGCTGGCATTGGTGGGACTTTTCAGTTTGGCTACAACCTCTCCATCATCAATGCCCCGACCTTG CACATTCAGGACTTCACCAATGAGACGTGGTGGAGACGGACCGGCCGGCCACTGCCCGACCACCTGGTTCTGCTTGTGTGGTCCCTCATCGTGTCCCTGTACCCCCTGGGGGGCCTCTTTGGAGCGCTGCTTGCAGGGCCCCTGGCCATCAAGCTGGGAAG GAAGAAGACCCTCCTGGTGAATAACATCTTCGTGGTGGCTGCAGCGGTCCTGTTTGGCTTCAGCCGCAGAGCAGGCTCCTTCGAGATGATCATGCTGGGAAGGCTGCTCATGGGAGTCAGTGCAG GTGTGAGCATGAACGTCCAGCCCATGTACCTGGGGGAGAGCGCCCCCAAGGAGCTCCGAGGAGCCGTGGCCATCACCTCAGCCATCTTCACCGCCCTGGGGATCGTGATGGGTCAGGTGGTCGGGCTCAG GGAGCTCCTGGGGGGCCCGCAGGCCTGGCCCCTGCTGCTGGCCAGCTGCCTGGTGCCCGGGGTACTCCAGCTGGCCTCCCTGCCCCTGTTCCCTGAGAGCCCGCGCTACCTCCTTATTGACCGTGGAGACACCGAAGCCTGCCTGGCAG CGCTGCAGCGGCTGCGAGGCCCCGCGGACGTGGCGGGGGAGCTGGCGGAGCTGGAGCGGGAGCGCGCCGCCTGCCGGGGCCAGCGCGCGCGGCGCCCGTGGGAGCTGTTCCGGGAGCGCGCCCTGCGGAGGCAGCTGACGAGCCTGGTGGTGCTGGGCAGCGCCATGGAGCTCTGCGGGAACGACGCG GTCTACGCCTACGCCTCCGCTTTGTTCCGGGAGGCGGGGGTCCCCGAGGAGAGGATCCAGTACGCCATCATCGGGACCGGGAGCTGCGAGCTGCTCACGGCCTTTGTCAGC AGCTCTGTCCCCTGGATGCCCTACCTGGCCATGTCCTGCCTCTTTGCCTGCATCCTCAGCTTTGGCATCGGCCCCG CCGGAGTAACAGGGATCCTGGCCATGGAGCTGTTTGACCAGACGGCCCGGCCTGCTGCCTATGTGGTCTGTGGGGTGCTCATGTGGACCATGCTCTTCCTGGTGGGACTGGGGTTCCCCTTCATCATG GAGGGCTTGTCCCACTTCCTCTATGTGCCTTTCCTCGGTGTCTGTGTCTGTGGGGCTGTCTACACTGGCTTCTTCCTCCCTGAGACCAAAGGCAAGACCTTCCTGGAGATCTCCGAGGAATTGCACCAACTCAACTTCCCCAGGCGGAGCCAAGGCCCCATCTCGAGGGTCCCAGAGGTCATCCTGTCCACAGAGCTGTAG